The following is a genomic window from Methanoculleus thermophilus.
TCCCAAGTTCGGTGTTCCGGCGGCGAACCTCCGTTGCAGCAAAGAGGAGGATTTTTGAGCGAACCCGTGGATCTTTCGTCGACCAGTCCGCGAATGCCTCCCCGGCGGCCTCTACAGCAGCCCTGACGTCGTCCTCGTTACCGAACGGCACCTCCTCGATCAGATCCCCCGTAGCTGGATTACGCACCTCAAAGACCTTTCCGGAGGCTGCGTCACACCACTCACCGTTGATCAGCATCTTCATGGATGATCGTTATGACCGGGGTGGTAATATGTGCTCTGGGTCACCCACGGAACTCACACCGGCACCTGCCGATAGGGATGGCCATCATCGCCGACATCCCCGCAAGAAGGAGAAATGCGGGCAAGAATCCGATCTCTCCTGCGACCAGCCCGGCAAGGGCGGGAAGGACTGTAAACCCTGCGTATGCGGAGGTGTTGAAGAGCCCGGTCATCACACCCTGCTGGATCTTCGTCTCTGCGAGGAACGCAAGGATTGCGACAATGATCACCCCTGTAAGGGCGCCGATGATTGGAAAGGCATAGGGGGTTACGTAACTTGCCCCGACCGCCCCGGCCATAAGGAGCGAGGAGATCCGGATGGTCGGAGCGGGACGGAAGGTGATACGGGGCGCGATGAGCACGGCAACGACGGTCGCAACGTTGATCGTTGCAAGCTGCAGGGCAAGAAGCGACGAATCGTTTCCGCTATACTCCGGGTAGATGGCTGCCACTGCCCCGGTCATCCCCACCAGGACGACTGTTGCCGCAAAGAGCCAGAAGTAGTTTCTGACGATCCCGGCAAGATCCGCTCTTGCGAACGTTTCGAGTTTGCTCTCCCTGATTGCGACGCTCGTCGCAAGCGCGGGGATGGAAAGTATCGTAAAGAGGGCTATCCCCGCGAGGTGGTTATCGAGCGTCGAATCGAGCCAGCCTGTCGCGAGGAGCCCCATGACCAGGCCGAGGTTCTGGGCCGCGACGACGTACCCGCTGATCCGCCCGGATGACGGGTGCGAATTCGCCCACGCGAGTGCCGCTGAGAAGAAGAGGCCGGCCCCGATCCCCTCGATTCCCCGGAAGATGAGGAGGGGAAGGCCAGAGGGGAAGAGCAGGATGAGGACCCCGCTTGCGAGGGTCAGGAGAAGGCCGGCACGGATGAGCGGGACACGGCCGATCCGGTCGCTCGCTATCCCCGCCGGCAACACCGAGATGAATGTGCCCAGAAAGTATGCGGCGTAGACCGCACTCTGGGCTGCCGCCCCATCCGCGAAATCCGGGAGCACGGGAACGACGGCGTTTGATAACGCCATCACCACGAATATCCCGAGAAGGATGGGGAGGCTCCGCAGCATACCTAGATCATGCGGTAGGTCTCGAGATTCATGGGAGAGTGCGTCTCGATGCGGTGCCGCTTATATATGGAACTTGCAAGGTCGATTGTCTTATTCTCATCACCATGGATGGTGAAGATCTTCTCCGGCCGGGGCTGGAGGTGAGCAACGTAGTTCATCAACTGCTTGCGGTCAGAATGGCCTGAGAATCCGTCGACCGTCGCGATCTCAAGATTGATCACGATCGTCTCACGCCATCCGAGCGGGATCTCGCGCCAACCTTTCTGGATCCGCCGCCCGAGCGTCCCCTCTGCCTGATAGCCGACGAAGATGAGCGAGTTGCGCTCGTCGGGACCGAGAGCCTTGAGATACTCCATCACCGGACCACCGTTGAGCATACCGCTCGTCGTGATGATGACGCAGGGGTCGCCTGAGATCACCTTCTCGCGGAGATCCGGCGAATCGACCTGGACGAAGGCCTCGGAGAGGAAGGGGTTCATACCCTCGCGGAAGATCTGGTTTCGAAGGTCGCTATTCAGATACTCCGGATAGGTCGTGTGGATCGCCGTCGCTTCCTTGATCATACCGTCGAGGTAGATCTTCACTGCCGGCATCTTCTCTCGCCGGATCCCCTCTTCGAGGGCAAGCATGACCTCCTGCGACCGGCCGACGGCGAACGCGGGGATGATCACCTTCCCGCCGCGCGTGATCGTCGTCGAGATCATCTCGTAGAGTTTCTCTTCCGCCTCCTTCCTCTGCGGCTGGATATCGTTCGCTCCGCCGTAGGTGCTCTCCATGAAGAGGGCTTCAAGCCGGGGGAAGGACGATACCGCGGGAGAGAAGAGCCTCGTCTTCTGGTAGTTGAAATCCCCGGTGAATGCAATGTTGTAGAGCCCATCGCCGATGTGGAAGTGCGCGATTGCCGACCCGAGGATATGCCCCGCGTTGTGGAAGGTGAGCTTGACATCGGGAGCGATGTCCGTCACACTGCCGTAATTGAGAGTGATGGAGTGCTTTATGTAGGTTTTTACCTCGTTTGAGGTGTAGGGGATCTTATCCGTCTCTTTCCGGATAACATCGAGGTAGTCGAGCTGGAGCATCGCCGAGAGGTCCCTCGTCGGAGGGGTGGAGTACACCGGCCCCTCGTAGCCATACTTAAAGAGGAGGGGGACGAGAGCACAGTGGTCGAGATGTGCGTGAGTAAGGACGACCGCATCGAGCGTGTCGAGGGGGTAGATCTCGGGCACGTAAAGGTACGGCGTCCCGTTCGCGGTGCTCCCTGGCTTCTCGCCGCAGTCCACCAGGATCTTGCTCTCCGGCGTTGATATAAGGAACGCAGCACGGCCGACCTCACGGCAGCACCCGAGCGTGGTAACCCGCAGCCACTGGTCTTTGCTTGTGACCTCCCGGTGGATGCGGCGGCCGATCGCCCGCAGGAATGCCTTGCGCTCGTCCTTCACCGACCGCAGATAGGTGCGGATCTGCTTCACCGTCGCGCTCTCGATTGGCGGCGTTCGGACTACCTTCGGCGTCCAGCCGATCTGCTTTGTGATCTCCCGGAGGGTTATGCCGTTCTTGCCGATGACTACCCCGGGCTTTTCTGCCTCGATCAGGACTTCGCCCGTCTCCGGGTCGAAGAAGAGATCTGTGATCCCGGCGCTTTCTGGAACAACAGCCCGGATCTCCTGGGCCGCCCGTTCAGGGTCTTCGAGAATATTCGGGCGCACGACGATGCGCTTGCGCAGGTCTCGCGCCAATATTTTTATAAGATCTGCCTGGTCGGCAAACAGTTTCGGGTCGTCGGTGTAGATTACAAGTTCAGGGCCTTCAAACTCAACATCTGAGACTGTGATCCCGCTGGGAACGATCTTGTTGATCTGCTCCTTAAGTTCCTGAAGTTTCTCTTCAATCACCATTAAAATCGTCCTAAAAAATGTCAGGTTGTCGAGCGGGCTACCGAGGGTCTCTGCACCCCGCTTTCTATATGTTCTTCGTATTTGTCCTTCGTGATCACGACGAGCATAATATCCTCCCCCGACGCGGAGTCACGGCGCATCGCTGATCGGACAGCGCGAAGGGCGAGGTCTCGCGCCTCATCCTCTTTCATATCGGCATGGTACTGATCTTCGAGCACGCCGTAGGCAAAGGGAGACCCGGAACCGGTGGCGACGATCTCCTCTTCCTTGGTTGCCCCGCCCATGGCATCAACGGAGTAGATGCTCGGTCCCTCATTATCGAATCCGCCTACCAAGAGCTGGACATAGTAGGGATAGTAGCGATTCTGGTTCAAGTAGTTCGAGAGCAGGGTAGATGCTGCACCGACCGACATGGTCTTTCCACGGCGCATCTCAAAGAGGTTGCACTCGACCTGCATGATTCGGACGAGTTGTTGCGCGTCGCCGACGCCGCCGGCAGTGGTCATACCGATCCTCGGCGTGATCTGGTATATCTTCTTGGCACGCTTGCTCGCGATCATGTTCCCCATCGTCGCACGCATCTCAGTGGCAAGGACGACTCCGTTATCAAAGATCAGTCCTACCGTGGTTGTGCCCTTCATAATCTCCTGGGAAATATCAAGCATTGAAGCACCCCTAAAACCATTAAAACGCTTTATCACGCTCAAAAGCGGTTATGCGTATAGCGATACCATAAAACATAAATTTATCGTCGTGCCGAATTTTTGGCACGATATGATAAGCATCTATATGTTATATGAATGTTGCCCCTTAATTCTTTCGTAACCCCTGTTGCTCGGGCAGCAGGACTTTGATCAACTCCCGATCGAAGAGCATGGCGATAAGCCGCTTGTTTCCATTGACTACCGGGAGCTGGTCGACTCGGGCGCGCTTCATCTTTAATGCGCACTCACTGACCTCGGAGTTTAAGGGGACGGCAAGAACGTTCTTGACCATTGCATTCTTCACCGGGATTGGGAGCAACTGGATCCTTGAGATACCGTAACTGATGGTGTGCATATCCCGGATACTCTCCCAGGTCCACTCATCGTCATCCGTACCGTTCGAGAAATCGCTGACCTCGACGCCGTCCTCGATACGAGTATGTCTGATGAGGTCCCGTTCCGATATGATACCGGTCAGCGTGCCGTCTTCCATCAGGATGGGAATGGCGTCATAACCGGAGATCTCAAGGATTCGTCCGACAAGCGAGAGGGGGGTCTCTTCCCAGAGGGCATAGGTCTTGCTGACGTAGTTGTCCTTGATCGGTATGTTCAGGCGCATCTGAGCAATAGCACCGATGAGGTCGGCCACGCTGATGAGCCCGACCATTGACCCATCTTCCACGACCGGGAGCCTTCTTATGTTGTGATGCACCATCAGACTGGCCGCCTCAGAGATTGATGCATCAGGCCCGATGACGATCGGGTCAGGTGTCATCAGGAGCCCAAGCTGGGTCTCATCTGTTTTCCGGAGGAGATCTTTTCGGGTGATGATGCCGACGAGTTCACCGTCTTTTAAGACCGGCACACCGCTTATGCCCGTGCGCTTTAAGATCCGCAGGACATCGTCCCGGTTTCCGGGAATCTCGACACAGACGACGTCGGTGACCATGAAGTCCCGAACAAGCATCTGCTGCGAAGAGGTTATGATCTCACCACCGTTGTCGTTATGGGACTGTTGCGCACAACGTACTCGGTCACGCTGCCAAGCAGGAGGCGATCGACGCCGCTCTTACCGTAGGAACCGAGGAAGATGCGGTCGGCACCGAGTTCTTCGGCGAGAGAGATAATCTGTGACCCAGCATGCCCCTGCCGAAGATGAGTGGTAAGCGAAACACCCACTTCATCGGCCTTCTTTCGAGCGGATTTGAGGATATCCTCGCCTTCCTTCTGCAAAACACTATAGATAATCTCGAGTGTGTTGTCCATGGGAAGGGATGAAAAGAGCCCGGATTCGACAACGTAGACGGCATGAACATCGGTGTCCCGACCAACCGCATCATCGAGAGCTTCCTGCAAAGCCCGGTTGGCTGGTTCGGAACCATCTATTGCAACAAGTACCTTACGGAACATACACACCACGCAGAACAGATACTTCTTAAGTGTTTTTCTACTGCATGGTTAAAACGTTTTGGCAAATGAATGATGGATTCAACCGTTTTACAACTGTTGCCCTGATGTCTTTGCTGAAGGAGAGGTTCCCCTTTGCCGGATCGATGACGATAAATGATGCTTTTTGCCTTTCCTCGATATATCCGCTGTTTCCGGCGAGTTGAGCCCCTGCAACGGCGGCGCGAAGGATCTCTTCTGGGGGCGCGCGGTAGATTGTCGCTGTGAATGCCATCTCCGAAAAGAGGTCCGGCTGGACGAACATGACATTATCCGTCCCGAGGAGGAACCTGCCGCCGAGTTCGAGGATACGCTTGATCGGCGGGTGGGCCGACGATGCTGCGACGCCGAGCAGCCAGTTTGATCGCGGGCAGACGGCGATGGGAATTCCCATATCGACGATTTGCCGGAGTTGTGCGTCTGTAGCATGGGTGCAATGGACAAGGAGGTCGGGTTCAAACGCGAGTGCATCATCGATGTCGTTCTGGTTCTTCTCCCCGGCATGAAAGGCGACGAGTTTCCCTGCGGCTCGTGCATTCCTGACGACCTCTTCGGCATTCTTGATATCGTGGACGCTGCTGATGCCCGCACCGTCGCTCACCAGTTCCCCTCCTTCGCGGCCGAGGATGACGGGGCGGCAACAGAGCCCTGCGGCGGCCTCCCGCAGCGCCGCGACTCCTTCGATCCCTCCCTCTCGAAAGTCAGCAAATCCGGCCGTTCCGGCTGCGATCATCGTTATCATGCTCGAACGCATTGCCCGAACGAGGTCATCCCGTGGGGTTGCTGCAAGGATCCTGTGTTTTAAGCCGTTTGGGGGTTTGACGAGGTCTGCGAGGCTCCCATGAGCGGGGAGATCCATCGCCACGGTGTCGCCGAGGTGGGTATGAGCGTTGAAGAGGGCGGGCACGATCCAGCGATCCGGTCTCCGGGAAAGGGGTTCTATCGAGGTTATGATACCGTCCGAGACGGTGATACTCACATCTTCTTCCCTGAGTTCTTCACCAAGGAGTGCCCGACCGGTGACGACGTATGATCTGGTTTCCTGCATCTTGGACCTTTGTTTTATATATTGCGAGGGAGAATATTTCAGTATGGCGAAAAAATCTGGCGGGAGACTGGTATCCTCTGCCGGCCTGGTCAACTACTATGACAGCGAAGACCACCGGGCCATCCATATCAGCCCGAAAGCGGTGATCGCTGTGACCATCGTGACCGGAGTGGCAGTCTTTGTTCTCAATGCCCTCTTCTAATCCTTTTTGCTCTTCAGTGCCGCCCTGATGATATCCTGCTCGGGCGTGAAGTAGACGGTATCGTGTCCGGTCCAGGTCCGGCAGTTTCTAAAGACCACCGCAGGGACTCCCTGGTGGCTCTCGCCCATGACGAAGTTTGCGAAGGCTGCTATCTCATCGACCACTGCTTCCTCGGTGATCTCAAGGACATGGCCGAAGAGATCGGTGTCGCCCCGGTAATCGTTGATCGCAGTCATCCCTGCCCACCCGATAGCAATGCCGGTCTGGCCGCGCCTAAACGACCGACCGCAGGTGTCGGTGATGAGCACCCGGACATTTTTGCCGGTGATGCGGCGGATAGAGTCCCTGATCTCGGCAGCCGCCCCCATGGGATCGGGCGGGAGAATGATGATCCGGCCGTCTTCAACGTTGCTGTGGTCGACACCCGCCCGCACGCCGATATGGCCGGAAGGTAACTCCGATAGGATGAACGGGTACTCAAGCAGGATATCGGCGGACGAGTCCAGCACCGCCTGGACAAAGCGGGGATCTTCCTTGGTCTTTTCCGCGATCCGCACCGCGTCCGCACCGGGGGTGATCGTGGCGAGGTCCCGGGTGAAACCTTTTGACTTTGAGTAGACCGATGAGGCGACGGCGAGGATATCCCCATCCTGAAACGCGACCCGTTCACAGATCAGGGCAGGCAGGTCGTCGCCCTGCTGTATCAGGGGGAGGCCCAAAACTCCGATTACCTGGATATCCATGGAATTCATGGATCAGTGATCGTCTTCACTTCCAGAAAAAGGCTCGGGTTCTCTTGCGGAGGATGACGCGGGATTTTGGGATTATTCGCCCCGGGAAGGGGCGCAACGCATCCTCGAGAGGAGGAGAGCGTTCGGGGCATGATCCCCGAAGGCGCGAGCACTGACGATTCGGAAACGATCAGGGGCCTTCGCGGTGCAACAGGCACAAATGGACGAGACAAGGGGAAAGCCTGGTGGCCGTGACCCGCGGGAACGCGCACCGCTGGTGCTCGATACTGGAAGAGCAACCGGCCGTCTGGAGCAGAGGTTCGCGAAAAGGAGAGACACCTGCGGTGCGACCACGATCACCCGCAGGGCAGCCCCACGTCCTGCTTCAGCCGGAACTCCGGTTCGAACGAGGCAATCAGGTCGAGGTACTGCTCGACGGTCCGGGTGATGAGGAAGTTCTCCCGCACCCTCTCGCGCGCTGCGTGCCCAAGTTGCTTGCGGAGATCAGGGTCGCGGAGCAGCTGAACGATCCTCTTTGCCGCCTCATCGACCGAGGAGACCAGAAACCCGGTCTCTCCATCGCGAATCTGGTAGCGGATGCCGCCGACGTTCCCCCCGATCACCGCTGCACCCTTCCACATCGCCTCCGATACTGTCAGCCCGAACCCCTCCCGGAGGGACTTTTGCAGGACGACCGCCGCCCGCCGCTGGAGTGCGTTCACAAGTGCTCCGTCCTGGACGCTCATCACGATGACCCGCTCGCTACGGTGGGCGAGAAGCGATCGGTAGACCTCGGCCCCCTCCGGATCGTCGGTCGCAACGTTCCCGACAAGAACCAGGGTGCACTCCTCCTCTTTTCGCGCCATCTCAAACGCCTTGATAACCCCCACAGGGTCCTTCCAGTGATCGAACCGTGAGATCTGCACAACCAGAGGGAGATCTGTCGGGATACCGTAATGTTCGAGGCGCTCGTCAATGGCGCTCTCCGAGAGTTCCCGGTTCACGATGGAGAAGGGGTCGATCCCGGGCGTGAAGAAGACCTGCGGTCTCTTGAGATCCAGGCGGTACTCTCCGCAGGAGAGGACGATGGCGTCGTACTTCTCTATGAACGGGACGAGGTAGTTCCAGACCTCCCGGTTCGGCGCAGTCAGGTCAAGGTGGCAGCGCCATACCCAGGGGCTCTTCTTCCGGTAGTGGGTGATCAACGGGAGAGGCTGGGGGTCGTGGACGAAGACCACGTCGTGGTCGAGGTGGTTGCGCACCGCGTTCTCGTAGACGACACGCTCGTAAATCTCCTTCTTGCGGTCGGTCAGGTTGATCTCGGCCCCCTGGAGGGCGTTATGAAACTTCTTTGTCACGCTGAAGAAGTCCGGGGGGCCGTGAACGACGCGCCACCCGGTCTCTATGCCGAGACTGTTCATCAGAAGCGTCAGGGATGCAAGGATCTGCGAGACCCCGCCGCCGTAGTACGTGGAGTTCATGTGCATGACATGAAGGTCGTGGAGCGGTCGTGCCTTCGCCTTGATACGGCGCACGGCCTCTTTCCCGATAAACGGCTCATAGTCGTCGATTGTGTGGATCGCGTTCATCCTGATCGCCCTCCCCCTCCTCGCGATCACTCTTATGCATAGCGGCAAATTCCTCTCCTTTCGCCCCCGGCAC
Proteins encoded in this region:
- a CDS encoding CBS domain-containing protein, which translates into the protein MLVRDFMVTDVVCVEIPGNRDDVLRILKRTGISGVPVLKDGELVGIITRKDLLRKTDETQLGLLMTPDPIVIGPDASISEAASLMVHHNIRRLPVVEDGSMVGLISVADLIGAIAQMRLNIPIKDNYVSKTYALWEETPLSLVGRILEISGYDAIPILMEDGTLTGIISERDLIRHTRIEDGVEVSDFSNGTDDDEWTWESIRDMHTISYGISRIQLLPIPVKNAMVKNVLAVPLNSEVSECALKMKRARVDQLPVVNGNKRLIAMLFDRELIKVLLPEQQGLRKN
- a CDS encoding amidohydrolase family protein, which encodes MQETRSYVVTGRALLGEELREEDVSITVSDGIITSIEPLSRRPDRWIVPALFNAHTHLGDTVAMDLPAHGSLADLVKPPNGLKHRILAATPRDDLVRAMRSSMITMIAAGTAGFADFREGGIEGVAALREAAAGLCCRPVILGREGGELVSDGAGISSVHDIKNAEEVVRNARAAGKLVAFHAGEKNQNDIDDALAFEPDLLVHCTHATDAQLRQIVDMGIPIAVCPRSNWLLGVAASSAHPPIKRILELGGRFLLGTDNVMFVQPDLFSEMAFTATIYRAPPEEILRAAVAGAQLAGNSGYIEERQKASFIVIDPAKGNLSFSKDIRATVVKRLNPSFICQNVLTMQ
- a CDS encoding universal stress protein, whose protein sequence is MFRKVLVAIDGSEPANRALQEALDDAVGRDTDVHAVYVVESGLFSSLPMDNTLEIIYSVLQKEGEDILKSARKKADEVGVSLTTHLRQGHAGSQIISLAEELGADRIFLGSYGKSGVDRLLLGSVTEYVVRNSPITTTVVRS
- a CDS encoding MFS transporter; translation: MLRSLPILLGIFVVMALSNAVVPVLPDFADGAAAQSAVYAAYFLGTFISVLPAGIASDRIGRVPLIRAGLLLTLASGVLILLFPSGLPLLIFRGIEGIGAGLFFSAALAWANSHPSSGRISGYVVAAQNLGLVMGLLATGWLDSTLDNHLAGIALFTILSIPALATSVAIRESKLETFARADLAGIVRNYFWLFAATVVLVGMTGAVAAIYPEYSGNDSSLLALQLATINVATVVAVLIAPRITFRPAPTIRISSLLMAGAVGASYVTPYAFPIIGALTGVIIVAILAFLAETKIQQGVMTGLFNTSAYAGFTVLPALAGLVAGEIGFLPAFLLLAGMSAMMAIPIGRCRCEFRG
- the psmB gene encoding archaeal proteasome endopeptidase complex subunit beta, whose product is MLDISQEIMKGTTTVGLIFDNGVVLATEMRATMGNMIASKRAKKIYQITPRIGMTTAGGVGDAQQLVRIMQVECNLFEMRRGKTMSVGAASTLLSNYLNQNRYYPYYVQLLVGGFDNEGPSIYSVDAMGGATKEEEIVATGSGSPFAYGVLEDQYHADMKEDEARDLALRAVRSAMRRDSASGEDIMLVVITKDKYEEHIESGVQRPSVARSTT
- a CDS encoding preprotein translocase subunit Sec61beta; the encoded protein is MAKKSGGRLVSSAGLVNYYDSEDHRAIHISPKAVIAVTIVTGVAVFVLNALF
- a CDS encoding beta-CASP ribonuclease aCPSF1; translation: MVIEEKLQELKEQINKIVPSGITVSDVEFEGPELVIYTDDPKLFADQADLIKILARDLRKRIVVRPNILEDPERAAQEIRAVVPESAGITDLFFDPETGEVLIEAEKPGVVIGKNGITLREITKQIGWTPKVVRTPPIESATVKQIRTYLRSVKDERKAFLRAIGRRIHREVTSKDQWLRVTTLGCCREVGRAAFLISTPESKILVDCGEKPGSTANGTPYLYVPEIYPLDTLDAVVLTHAHLDHCALVPLLFKYGYEGPVYSTPPTRDLSAMLQLDYLDVIRKETDKIPYTSNEVKTYIKHSITLNYGSVTDIAPDVKLTFHNAGHILGSAIAHFHIGDGLYNIAFTGDFNYQKTRLFSPAVSSFPRLEALFMESTYGGANDIQPQRKEAEEKLYEMISTTITRGGKVIIPAFAVGRSQEVMLALEEGIRREKMPAVKIYLDGMIKEATAIHTTYPEYLNSDLRNQIFREGMNPFLSEAFVQVDSPDLREKVISGDPCVIITTSGMLNGGPVMEYLKALGPDERNSLIFVGYQAEGTLGRRIQKGWREIPLGWRETIVINLEIATVDGFSGHSDRKQLMNYVAHLQPRPEKIFTIHGDENKTIDLASSIYKRHRIETHSPMNLETYRMI
- a CDS encoding glycosyltransferase produces the protein MNAIHTIDDYEPFIGKEAVRRIKAKARPLHDLHVMHMNSTYYGGGVSQILASLTLLMNSLGIETGWRVVHGPPDFFSVTKKFHNALQGAEINLTDRKKEIYERVVYENAVRNHLDHDVVFVHDPQPLPLITHYRKKSPWVWRCHLDLTAPNREVWNYLVPFIEKYDAIVLSCGEYRLDLKRPQVFFTPGIDPFSIVNRELSESAIDERLEHYGIPTDLPLVVQISRFDHWKDPVGVIKAFEMARKEEECTLVLVGNVATDDPEGAEVYRSLLAHRSERVIVMSVQDGALVNALQRRAAVVLQKSLREGFGLTVSEAMWKGAAVIGGNVGGIRYQIRDGETGFLVSSVDEAAKRIVQLLRDPDLRKQLGHAARERVRENFLITRTVEQYLDLIASFEPEFRLKQDVGLPCG
- a CDS encoding coenzyme F420-0:L-glutamate ligase, which produces MDIQVIGVLGLPLIQQGDDLPALICERVAFQDGDILAVASSVYSKSKGFTRDLATITPGADAVRIAEKTKEDPRFVQAVLDSSADILLEYPFILSELPSGHIGVRAGVDHSNVEDGRIIILPPDPMGAAAEIRDSIRRITGKNVRVLITDTCGRSFRRGQTGIAIGWAGMTAINDYRGDTDLFGHVLEITEEAVVDEIAAFANFVMGESHQGVPAVVFRNCRTWTGHDTVYFTPEQDIIRAALKSKKD